A single region of the Marinobacter nanhaiticus D15-8W genome encodes:
- the fabZ gene encoding 3-hydroxyacyl-ACP dehydratase FabZ codes for MMHIEEIMEFLPHRYPFLLVDRVTEVEKGQSIVGYKNISINEPFFNGHFPGKPIMPGVLIIEAMAQLSGILGFVTVDRKPSDGVVHYLAGSSKARFKRPVVPGDQLRLESRFLTDKHGIWKFDCRALVGDEVACVAEIMTAEREV; via the coding sequence ATGATGCATATTGAAGAAATTATGGAATTCCTGCCCCATCGCTATCCTTTCCTGCTGGTGGATCGCGTCACGGAAGTCGAGAAAGGGCAGTCAATTGTTGGCTATAAGAACATCTCGATCAACGAACCATTTTTTAATGGTCATTTCCCGGGTAAGCCGATTATGCCGGGCGTACTGATCATCGAAGCCATGGCCCAGCTGTCTGGCATCCTCGGGTTTGTGACCGTTGACCGGAAACCCTCCGATGGCGTGGTACACTATCTCGCCGGCTCCAGTAAGGCGCGTTTCAAGCGCCCTGTGGTACCCGGAGATCAACTCCGGCTTGAATCCCGCTTCCTGACGGACAAGCACGGGATCTGGAAATTTGACTGCCGCGCCCTGGTAGGTGATGAGGTCGCCTGCGTGGCGGAAATCATGACCGCTGAGAGAGAAGTTTGA
- the rnhB gene encoding ribonuclease HII — protein MSVDLIGAPFVCAYQGRLLAGVDEVGRGPLAGPVVTAAVILDPAKPIDGLMDSKVLTGERREELALIIKEQAVAWSLGRCEVHEIDQYNIYQATLIAMERAVAGLTPVPEYILVDGNCCPKWRWASEPVIKGDSRVEAISAASILAKVARDTEMVELENRFPGYGFASHKGYSTPMHMESLGRLGACPIHRRSFRPVREALEAMGMIETGEAVIPTDLFDA, from the coding sequence ATGAGTGTTGATCTAATCGGTGCGCCCTTTGTATGCGCCTACCAGGGTCGCTTGTTGGCGGGCGTCGATGAAGTCGGTCGAGGCCCTCTCGCCGGCCCTGTGGTGACTGCCGCTGTGATTCTGGATCCGGCAAAGCCGATAGACGGCTTGATGGACTCAAAGGTGTTAACCGGAGAGCGACGCGAGGAGCTCGCGTTGATCATCAAGGAGCAGGCCGTGGCCTGGAGCCTCGGTCGTTGCGAGGTCCATGAAATTGACCAGTACAATATCTACCAGGCCACACTGATTGCCATGGAGAGGGCGGTAGCCGGGCTTACGCCGGTGCCAGAATATATCCTCGTGGATGGCAATTGTTGCCCCAAGTGGCGTTGGGCCAGTGAGCCCGTGATCAAGGGCGATAGCCGCGTCGAGGCGATCAGTGCAGCGTCTATACTGGCGAAGGTGGCTCGGGATACCGAAATGGTTGAACTGGAGAATCGCTTCCCCGGATACGGCTTCGCCAGCCACAAGGGCTACTCCACGCCGATGCATATGGAAAGCCTCGGGCGTCTCGGGGCTTGCCCAATTCATCGCAGGTCCTTCCGACCGGTGCGCGAGGCCTTGGAGGCCATGGGAATGATAGAGACCGGTGAGGCCGTGATCCCAACGGATCTGTTCGACGCCTGA
- the lpxD gene encoding UDP-3-O-(3-hydroxymyristoyl)glucosamine N-acyltransferase has protein sequence MTNKVHSLGEIAQALGAELVGDADVKVDGIATLQSARAGRVAFLANPAYGRYLRETQASAVILSPDMADQCPTNVLLLDNPYLGYARLSHWFDPQPKPEAGIHPSAVVDPSASVADSATVGPQAVIEAGATIAENVVIGAGCIVGERSVVGEGSRLNARVTLYHDVIIGKRCLVLSGAVIGSVGFGFANEKGVWHRIAQVGGVVIGDDVEIGANTTIDRGALDDTLIGDGVKLDNLVQIAHNVSIGEHTAMAALVGVAGSTRIGRHCVVGGASGIAGHLEIGDQVHLTGMTMVTRSLKEPGVYSSGLGADSNRRWQKNVVRFRQLDEMARKLRELEKKLLKRA, from the coding sequence ATGACGAACAAAGTCCATTCGCTGGGTGAAATCGCCCAGGCGCTTGGTGCTGAATTGGTGGGCGATGCGGATGTGAAGGTTGACGGCATCGCGACGCTCCAGTCGGCCAGGGCGGGGCGGGTCGCCTTCCTGGCCAATCCGGCCTACGGTCGTTACCTCAGGGAAACACAGGCGTCGGCTGTTATCCTTTCCCCCGATATGGCGGACCAGTGTCCGACCAATGTCCTGTTACTCGACAATCCCTACCTCGGTTATGCTCGCCTCAGTCATTGGTTTGACCCACAGCCCAAGCCGGAGGCTGGCATCCATCCATCGGCGGTGGTCGATCCCTCCGCTTCAGTGGCCGACTCTGCAACGGTGGGACCACAAGCGGTCATCGAGGCTGGTGCAACGATCGCAGAGAATGTTGTTATCGGTGCTGGCTGCATTGTCGGCGAGCGCTCGGTGGTGGGGGAGGGCTCGCGCCTGAACGCGCGGGTTACGCTGTACCACGATGTCATCATTGGCAAACGTTGTCTTGTCCTCAGCGGCGCTGTCATCGGCTCGGTCGGGTTTGGTTTTGCCAACGAAAAAGGGGTCTGGCACCGGATCGCCCAAGTGGGGGGTGTGGTGATTGGCGACGATGTTGAAATCGGTGCCAATACCACCATCGATCGCGGTGCGCTGGATGACACGCTGATCGGCGATGGCGTGAAGCTGGACAACCTGGTCCAGATCGCGCACAACGTCAGTATCGGTGAACATACGGCAATGGCGGCGCTGGTGGGCGTTGCCGGCAGCACCCGGATCGGTCGCCATTGCGTTGTCGGTGGGGCTTCAGGCATTGCCGGTCATCTCGAAATCGGCGATCAGGTGCATTTGACTGGCATGACCATGGTCACCCGTAGCCTGAAAGAGCCCGGGGTCTACTCGTCAGGTTTGGGTGCAGACTCGAACCGCCGGTGGCAAAAAAATGTCGTGCGTTTCCGTCAGCTGGATGAGATGGCACGGAAACTGCGCGAGCTTGAGAAGAAACTGCTTAAACGAGCCTGA
- the lpxA gene encoding acyl-ACP--UDP-N-acetylglucosamine O-acyltransferase, whose protein sequence is MATQAWSGVHPQAIVDPSAKLGKDVTVGPLSYVGPDVEIGDGTEILSHVVIKGPTVIGRNNRIFQFSSVGEECQDKKYAGEPTKLVIGDNNIIRENCTIHRGTVQDRGETRIGNDNLLMAYVHVAHDCVVGDNTILANCATLAGHVRVGDWAILGGGTMVHQFCHIGAHSMSAGGSIVLKDIPAYVMASGQSASAHGLNAEGLKRRGFSREVISELRRAYKVIYRQGLTLAQALEALERDFTGVEEVQLMVDSLRNAHRGIVR, encoded by the coding sequence ATGGCGACACAGGCATGGTCGGGAGTCCATCCTCAGGCAATTGTCGATCCTTCTGCAAAACTGGGTAAAGACGTCACGGTCGGTCCGCTAAGCTATGTCGGTCCGGATGTAGAGATTGGTGATGGTACCGAGATCCTGTCCCACGTAGTGATCAAGGGACCGACGGTGATCGGCCGCAACAATCGTATTTTCCAGTTCTCCAGCGTTGGGGAAGAGTGTCAGGATAAGAAGTACGCTGGCGAGCCCACGAAGTTGGTGATCGGCGACAATAATATCATCCGCGAGAATTGCACCATCCACCGAGGTACCGTGCAGGACCGGGGCGAAACCCGGATCGGTAACGACAACCTGCTGATGGCGTACGTCCATGTGGCTCATGACTGTGTGGTGGGAGACAATACGATCCTCGCCAACTGCGCTACGCTCGCCGGCCACGTCAGGGTGGGCGACTGGGCAATCCTGGGTGGCGGCACCATGGTGCACCAGTTCTGTCATATCGGAGCCCACAGCATGAGTGCCGGTGGGAGCATCGTCCTCAAGGATATTCCCGCCTACGTCATGGCAAGCGGCCAGTCGGCGTCTGCTCATGGCCTCAATGCTGAAGGCCTCAAGCGCCGGGGCTTCTCGCGAGAGGTTATCTCTGAACTGCGACGAGCCTATAAGGTTATCTATCGCCAGGGGCTGACGCTGGCCCAGGCCCTCGAAGCCCTGGAAAGGGATTTTACCGGGGTTGAAGAAGTCCAGCTCATGGTAGACTCACTCCGCAATGCCCATCGGGGAATCGTCCGCTAG
- a CDS encoding GNAT family N-acetyltransferase encodes MQPHRIHFAIRRFRPEFDCSAIGALYRASISQLARNDYPPDALEAWSRWGKDIHAIALTLSRGQTLIAQHSGRIAGFGQRCPRSHINMLYTHPDFARCGIGRALLEELLSSARREQVTHLTVDASRVSRALFEKAGFVGGEPEWVEREKVRIERFPMELEL; translated from the coding sequence ATGCAGCCACACAGGATTCATTTCGCTATTCGCCGCTTCAGGCCGGAGTTCGACTGTTCAGCGATCGGCGCACTCTATCGAGCCTCGATCAGCCAACTGGCCCGCAACGATTACCCGCCGGATGCACTGGAAGCATGGAGCCGCTGGGGCAAGGACATTCACGCTATAGCGCTGACCCTGAGCCGAGGCCAGACGCTTATCGCCCAACATAGCGGCCGGATCGCGGGCTTTGGCCAACGCTGCCCCAGATCGCATATCAACATGCTCTATACCCACCCCGACTTCGCCAGGTGCGGCATTGGCCGTGCGCTACTGGAAGAATTGCTGAGCTCGGCCCGCAGAGAACAGGTTACACACCTTACGGTGGACGCCAGCCGTGTCTCGAGAGCACTTTTTGAGAAAGCAGGATTTGTGGGCGGTGAGCCTGAATGGGTCGAAAGGGAGAAGGTGAGAATTGAGCGCTTTCCGATGGAACTGGAACTCTAG
- the lpxB gene encoding lipid-A-disaccharide synthase — MISERLVTIGIVAGEASGDILGAGLIHALRQRYPNARFVGIGGEEMKASGFHSLVPMERLSVMGLVEVLKHIRELVSIRHRVRDYFLSTPPDIVIGIDSPDFTIGLELQLREAGIRTAHYVSPTVWAWRRKRIFKIARAVDMMLTLFPFEARFYEEHSVPVTFVGHPLADAVPLHTDTDGARKALEIEGEGPVLAILPGSRQGEVERLGGLFLATAHWLQSRRSDVQLVIPCVNPARLRQVQAIIDAEAVKLPVKLVLGRSREVMAAADVVLLASGTATLEAMLLKKPMVVGYRLNSFTYFLASKLVKVPYVALPNLLARKELVPERLQDEATPEALGQAVLERLESKNQVEELKGAFTELHEQLRRNASQRAAEALVPLIEGNSG, encoded by the coding sequence ATCATTAGCGAGCGCCTCGTCACCATCGGCATAGTTGCCGGGGAGGCGTCGGGGGATATCCTTGGCGCAGGACTTATCCACGCCTTGCGCCAACGTTACCCTAACGCTAGGTTCGTCGGGATCGGTGGGGAGGAAATGAAAGCGTCCGGGTTCCATTCGCTGGTGCCGATGGAGCGGTTATCCGTGATGGGCCTGGTGGAGGTGCTTAAGCATATCCGCGAGCTGGTTTCTATCCGTCACCGGGTGCGCGACTACTTTCTCAGCACGCCGCCGGATATCGTAATCGGTATCGACTCGCCCGATTTTACCATCGGCCTCGAGCTCCAGCTCCGAGAGGCCGGCATCCGCACCGCGCACTATGTCAGCCCTACGGTCTGGGCTTGGCGACGCAAGCGTATCTTCAAGATCGCCCGGGCTGTGGACATGATGCTCACACTGTTTCCCTTCGAGGCGCGTTTCTACGAGGAACATAGCGTACCGGTGACCTTCGTCGGGCATCCGTTGGCGGACGCCGTGCCTCTGCATACTGATACTGACGGCGCCAGGAAGGCGCTGGAAATAGAGGGAGAGGGCCCGGTTCTGGCCATCCTGCCGGGTAGCCGTCAAGGCGAAGTGGAGCGGTTGGGAGGGCTATTCCTCGCCACGGCACATTGGCTACAATCACGCCGGTCGGACGTACAGCTGGTGATCCCTTGCGTTAATCCGGCTCGGCTGCGGCAAGTTCAGGCGATTATTGACGCGGAGGCGGTGAAGTTGCCGGTCAAGTTGGTTTTGGGTCGTTCGAGGGAGGTCATGGCTGCCGCCGATGTCGTCCTGCTCGCGTCCGGAACGGCGACACTTGAGGCGATGCTGCTGAAGAAGCCGATGGTCGTTGGTTATCGCCTCAACAGCTTTACCTACTTCCTGGCATCGAAGTTGGTCAAGGTACCTTACGTTGCACTGCCCAACCTGCTGGCGCGTAAGGAGCTGGTACCTGAGCGGTTGCAGGACGAAGCGACGCCTGAGGCTCTTGGGCAAGCCGTGCTGGAACGTCTGGAGTCCAAGAACCAGGTTGAAGAGCTAAAAGGGGCGTTTACCGAGTTGCACGAGCAGCTCCGTCGTAATGCCAGCCAACGAGCAGCCGAGGCCTTGGTGCCCCTGATCGAGGGAAATTCGGGATGA
- a CDS encoding fibronectin type III domain-containing protein → MSTSSSAGSESVVLNGGAIKGVVSHGQVTAWDLELNTASGKYEIDETLGQAAVTDTQGRFQLPVAGKTSGWVLIELTADGQTRMTCDVVPSCFTGTSNAVAFGETFALGSDFRLRAAVNLDASREVYLTPLSTLAVTLAEESSSGLSGTAIEQAYGDMEDAFGLTAGTLQLPPPDLVRLDGFSGSTDAIQLAVINAAFLALVDGDHWDSIEDVLADSEALIRSEGAFSSPSKSDGIPSVEKVMLEAAVLSAGLKTEVSKSSVLDSLDLVFTRTHGFYTDIAAGSGSGSNESDVIVSNTAKLSWNAPMTRVSGESIAMGELSGYKISYGRDPEALDEEVTIDEASTTSHTIENLSQGKWYFAVQAVDTEGLESPLSTVVTKSI, encoded by the coding sequence GTGAGCACCTCTTCCAGCGCCGGCTCTGAGTCTGTCGTGCTAAACGGCGGCGCGATCAAGGGCGTCGTGAGCCACGGTCAGGTTACAGCGTGGGATCTGGAACTCAATACGGCGAGCGGCAAGTACGAAATAGACGAGACCCTTGGCCAGGCTGCTGTGACTGACACCCAGGGGCGCTTCCAGCTTCCTGTTGCTGGCAAGACATCCGGCTGGGTCCTGATCGAACTAACGGCCGATGGCCAGACGCGCATGACCTGCGATGTCGTGCCCTCCTGCTTTACGGGAACCTCCAACGCTGTGGCCTTCGGCGAGACTTTTGCGCTGGGTAGCGACTTCCGCCTCCGGGCTGCAGTCAATCTCGATGCGTCACGTGAGGTTTACCTGACGCCGCTTTCAACGCTGGCGGTTACCCTGGCGGAGGAATCATCGTCCGGCCTTTCAGGCACTGCCATCGAGCAGGCATACGGCGATATGGAGGATGCCTTCGGTCTAACTGCCGGTACCCTGCAGTTGCCGCCTCCTGACCTGGTTCGCCTGGATGGGTTTAGCGGAAGCACGGATGCCATTCAGTTGGCGGTAATCAACGCGGCTTTCCTGGCGCTAGTGGATGGCGATCACTGGGACTCTATTGAAGACGTCCTGGCCGACAGTGAAGCGCTGATCCGTAGCGAAGGCGCTTTTTCGTCCCCTTCCAAGAGCGATGGTATCCCGTCGGTCGAAAAGGTCATGCTTGAGGCAGCGGTGCTTTCAGCGGGTCTAAAGACTGAAGTCTCGAAGTCCAGTGTGCTGGATTCACTGGATCTGGTTTTCACACGGACACACGGCTTTTACACCGACATTGCGGCAGGATCGGGGTCCGGTAGCAACGAAAGCGATGTGATTGTGAGCAACACGGCGAAGTTGAGCTGGAATGCTCCGATGACGCGTGTGAGCGGTGAGAGTATCGCAATGGGCGAGTTGAGTGGCTACAAGATCAGCTACGGTCGTGATCCCGAGGCTCTGGATGAGGAAGTAACGATCGACGAAGCCAGTACAACGAGTCACACCATCGAAAATCTATCCCAAGGTAAGTGGTACTTCGCAGTTCAGGCGGTCGATACCGAAGGACTGGAAAGCCCGCTTTCAACGGTGGTCACCAAGTCGATCTGA
- a CDS encoding GGDEF domain-containing protein, translating into MSSSDHKANTHRLEALIQQARRNEAIAAKLFDIELEMLRATELSGFIDRLTEQVRDRFELDDVWFVLTDIEENRRILHLLDEQGALSERQLTSAVDFLRLTENSNYPLLRDRPRAWARLIPSHLREHVKSLAILPLQMEGRTIGALILGASDPKRYQPHMEAFFLHQLAVKTSAGLTSIWAREQLRQLATRDSLTGLRNRRDMEAALEQELGRSQRYGNPLALLFLDLDEFKQVNDTWGHEAGDACLIHVANHLKTLLRRDDSIFRFAGDEFIVLLPSQDEASAEQIAKRMQRELADNPLEMGDTAVTVSFSYGVACIKPENGTNADELLRLADQRLYKMKKENQRERERGLEG; encoded by the coding sequence ATGTCGTCTTCTGATCACAAGGCAAATACACACCGGCTGGAAGCCCTGATCCAGCAGGCGCGCCGGAACGAGGCCATAGCCGCGAAGCTGTTCGACATCGAACTGGAGATGCTGCGCGCAACTGAACTCTCTGGATTTATAGACCGATTGACCGAGCAGGTCCGTGATCGCTTCGAACTCGACGATGTCTGGTTCGTACTCACGGATATCGAGGAGAACCGCCGTATACTCCATCTTCTCGATGAACAGGGCGCGCTGTCGGAACGTCAATTGACCAGCGCGGTGGACTTCCTGCGGCTAACCGAAAACAGCAACTATCCCCTGCTTCGCGACAGACCCCGAGCCTGGGCAAGACTCATCCCCTCGCACCTGCGTGAACACGTCAAATCCCTTGCCATCCTGCCGCTCCAGATGGAAGGCCGAACCATCGGCGCACTCATTCTTGGCGCATCAGATCCGAAACGATACCAACCGCACATGGAAGCCTTCTTCCTCCACCAGTTGGCGGTCAAGACATCGGCTGGACTAACGAGCATCTGGGCCAGGGAGCAGCTTCGGCAATTGGCAACCCGAGACTCGCTGACCGGCCTGCGCAACCGGCGGGATATGGAAGCCGCCCTGGAGCAGGAACTGGGGCGCTCCCAGCGCTACGGTAACCCTCTTGCTCTACTATTCCTGGATCTGGACGAATTTAAACAGGTGAATGATACCTGGGGACACGAAGCGGGAGATGCCTGCCTGATCCATGTCGCCAACCACCTCAAGACGCTACTACGCAGGGACGATAGCATCTTCCGTTTCGCCGGCGACGAATTCATCGTGCTTTTGCCCTCACAGGACGAAGCAAGCGCAGAACAAATCGCTAAACGCATGCAACGGGAGTTGGCTGACAACCCTTTGGAGATGGGTGACACGGCGGTGACCGTATCCTTTAGCTATGGCGTAGCCTGCATCAAACCGGAAAACGGCACGAACGCCGACGAGTTGCTTAGACTCGCCGATCAACGCCTATACAAGATGAAAAAGGAAAACCAGCGAGAAAGGGAAAGAGGCTTAGAAGGCTAA
- a CDS encoding CHASE2 domain-containing protein, with the protein MHREWFRLTRTAWKLAVPLILIAFALKLAGLPQRLDLWFYDTLAMGMPLGPSQKLELVAIDEKSLRELGRWPWPRERHAELISRLHQAGANVIVFDILFTEPSPGDTALAAAMQRHGKVVLPVHLYPSTADAPLSEQLPTPELTRAAGALGHVHVELDEDGIARGLYLYSGLGEATWPAVSLAAALMDGEKVPEAVPLEEPASPYVNVRSQYVYIPLSGRVGTVSATSYSDVLLGRESLNRFAGKTVFIGATAPGFGDVLPTPLSGLASPMSGVEFHANAYSALVQNKLITTLPRYQVVLLIIAVILFISFALPQLKPSHTLWVCLMTSALLLLGSTLLFRHANLWVPIAHALLVPLIAYPLWSTRRLTLLNTFLNRQLDALGRDPGLGLKDPQDQQPMRIVEDLRHLLQAKGWWLSQGNDMLASHRLTEDDRPPALNIGLWTHLDDQSWIRFTRGDRHFDLGLELPATLSREASRRYLQRLRIDNPNKFMDVERDFPAENIGARIERVRYAIESLTGMREFIGRGFERMPDGVIVTDALATIQFINGHIEEWFGEPRPSLIGMPLPALLNAHDPRESAPWQETIADTLTLGQTRTVDLRLKNLDLLIHLAPFSMSDSEQHGIIANISNISELREQQRQHREAIDFISHDVRSPLVSQLALIAQLKRRPESIGPEQLEHLGNLARRSYQLAEEFVQLARAEQLTETRFYDCEFLSVVENARDSVSEQALSKGIELALHGVEDIWLRGNAELLERAVINLLTNAVQYSPPESTVTIQVFRAGHQACLTISDEGAGIAEHELPHLFDRYRRQKSTELSGNRGAGLGLSFVKVVVDKHRGEISVQSKEGEGSAFTIRLPVADPLALMAPPQE; encoded by the coding sequence ATGCACAGGGAATGGTTCCGACTGACACGCACGGCCTGGAAACTGGCGGTTCCCCTCATACTCATTGCGTTCGCACTGAAGCTTGCCGGTCTTCCCCAGAGACTTGATCTCTGGTTCTACGACACCCTCGCCATGGGCATGCCCCTGGGTCCATCGCAAAAGCTCGAGTTGGTCGCTATCGACGAGAAGAGCCTGCGCGAACTGGGGCGCTGGCCCTGGCCCCGCGAGCGTCACGCAGAGCTGATCTCGAGGCTGCACCAGGCCGGCGCCAACGTTATTGTCTTTGATATCCTGTTTACCGAGCCCAGTCCGGGCGACACGGCCCTGGCTGCTGCCATGCAGCGCCATGGCAAGGTCGTCCTGCCGGTTCACCTATACCCGTCCACCGCAGACGCCCCCTTATCCGAGCAGTTACCAACGCCAGAATTAACCCGCGCCGCTGGCGCCCTGGGACATGTCCATGTCGAACTGGACGAGGATGGTATCGCCCGTGGCCTCTATTTATATAGTGGCCTGGGTGAGGCTACCTGGCCCGCCGTTTCGCTTGCAGCCGCGTTGATGGATGGCGAGAAGGTCCCAGAAGCCGTTCCGCTGGAAGAACCGGCCTCGCCCTACGTCAATGTGCGCAGTCAGTATGTCTATATCCCTTTATCCGGGCGCGTCGGTACCGTATCCGCAACGTCCTACAGTGACGTATTGCTAGGCCGCGAATCACTTAACCGATTTGCCGGAAAGACCGTTTTCATTGGAGCCACGGCGCCCGGTTTTGGCGATGTGTTGCCGACACCACTGTCCGGACTGGCCAGCCCTATGTCCGGTGTCGAGTTCCACGCCAATGCCTACTCTGCCCTGGTCCAGAACAAGCTGATCACGACGCTTCCCCGATATCAGGTAGTTCTGCTAATTATTGCAGTCATCCTCTTTATCAGCTTTGCCCTGCCCCAGCTGAAACCATCGCACACGCTTTGGGTCTGCCTGATGACCAGCGCCCTGCTGCTACTTGGTTCTACCCTTTTATTTCGCCACGCCAACCTCTGGGTCCCGATCGCTCATGCCCTGCTGGTACCGCTGATCGCCTATCCGCTCTGGAGCACACGGCGCCTGACACTGCTCAATACATTCCTCAACAGACAGCTCGATGCCCTCGGTCGCGATCCCGGGCTGGGCCTGAAAGATCCCCAGGACCAGCAGCCGATGCGAATTGTCGAAGACCTGCGTCATCTACTCCAGGCAAAGGGGTGGTGGCTGTCGCAAGGTAACGACATGCTCGCAAGCCATCGGCTGACGGAAGACGATCGGCCGCCAGCCCTGAACATCGGACTTTGGACCCACCTGGACGATCAGAGCTGGATCCGGTTTACTCGTGGTGACCGCCATTTTGACCTCGGACTGGAACTGCCGGCCACGCTATCGCGAGAAGCCAGCCGCCGCTACCTGCAGCGCCTGCGCATCGATAATCCCAACAAGTTCATGGATGTCGAAAGGGATTTTCCTGCAGAGAATATCGGCGCCAGAATAGAGCGGGTACGCTATGCCATCGAATCCCTGACGGGTATGCGCGAGTTCATCGGTCGTGGCTTCGAGCGCATGCCGGATGGCGTCATCGTTACCGACGCACTGGCAACCATACAGTTCATCAACGGTCATATCGAAGAGTGGTTCGGCGAGCCCCGCCCCAGCCTGATCGGCATGCCTTTACCCGCCCTGCTGAACGCCCACGACCCCCGGGAATCGGCTCCCTGGCAGGAGACTATTGCGGACACGCTCACCCTCGGCCAAACCCGCACGGTGGATCTAAGACTCAAGAACCTGGATCTGCTGATCCACCTGGCGCCGTTCAGCATGTCCGACTCCGAACAGCATGGGATCATCGCCAACATTTCCAACATCTCGGAACTTCGCGAGCAACAGCGGCAGCATCGCGAAGCGATAGACTTCATCTCCCATGACGTGCGTTCTCCGCTGGTTTCCCAACTGGCGTTGATTGCACAACTCAAACGTCGCCCAGAGTCCATTGGGCCAGAACAGCTTGAGCACCTGGGCAATCTCGCCCGACGGAGTTACCAATTGGCGGAAGAGTTCGTCCAACTGGCGCGCGCCGAACAGCTAACGGAAACCCGCTTCTACGACTGCGAATTCCTCTCGGTGGTCGAGAACGCGCGAGATAGCGTCAGTGAACAGGCGCTTAGCAAGGGCATAGAACTGGCCCTGCACGGCGTCGAAGATATCTGGCTGCGGGGCAATGCAGAGCTACTGGAGCGTGCGGTGATCAACCTGCTAACCAACGCCGTCCAGTACAGCCCACCGGAATCAACGGTAACGATCCAGGTATTCCGGGCCGGCCATCAGGCTTGCCTGACGATTTCCGACGAAGGGGCCGGCATCGCAGAGCACGAACTTCCTCATCTTTTTGACCGCTATAGACGACAGAAAAGCACGGAGCTTTCAGGAAATCGGGGTGCAGGACTGGGGCTTTCTTTTGTGAAGGTCGTTGTGGACAAGCACCGTGGCGAGATCAGCGTACAATCCAAGGAAGGGGAAGGCTCGGCCTTTACGATACGGTTGCCGGTTGCCGATCCGCTGGCGCTGATGGCTCCCCCACAGGAATAA